One Nostoc sp. UHCC 0302 DNA window includes the following coding sequences:
- the devC gene encoding ABC transporter permease DevC, which produces MNQKIPLSWLQLTREKTRLAVALAGIAFADILMFMQLGFRDALYYSNVRFHTSLQGDIVLISSQSTALLAMKAFSQRRLYKALDLPAVQSVHPIYLDYTSWKNPVTGIPRNLLIFGFNPEANILNLSGVQENLDKVKQPDVVLFDRSSRVEYGPIAANFGQGKIVTAEVRRRRIKVGGLFTLGASFGADGNLITSDVNFLRIFNNRQRGLIDIGLIRLKPGANSTDVSQELRNYLPKDINVLTKQEFIDYERNYWASGTAIGFIFTLGTIMGFIVGTVIVYQILYTEVTDHLAEYATLKAIGYTQNYLLIVILQEALFLAILGYLPGFAFSMFMYQRAREATLLPVFMSFDRAVMVLILTIIMCFISGAIAVRKLRSADPADIF; this is translated from the coding sequence ATGAACCAAAAAATACCTCTGTCATGGCTACAATTGACAAGAGAAAAAACGCGCCTAGCAGTTGCCCTGGCAGGAATTGCTTTTGCCGACATTTTGATGTTTATGCAACTAGGTTTCCGAGATGCTCTGTATTATAGTAACGTTAGATTCCATACAAGCTTGCAAGGCGATATTGTTTTAATTAGTAGTCAATCTACTGCTTTACTAGCAATGAAAGCCTTTTCTCAACGGCGCTTGTATAAAGCTTTAGATTTACCAGCAGTACAATCAGTACATCCTATATATTTGGATTATACAAGCTGGAAAAACCCTGTTACAGGTATTCCTCGTAATTTGCTGATCTTTGGATTTAATCCAGAGGCTAACATATTGAATTTGTCTGGAGTTCAAGAGAATCTAGATAAAGTTAAACAGCCTGATGTAGTTTTATTCGACCGTTCGTCTAGGGTTGAGTATGGGCCAATTGCGGCTAATTTTGGACAAGGCAAGATTGTCACAGCAGAAGTGCGAAGGAGACGAATTAAAGTAGGAGGACTATTTACATTAGGTGCATCATTTGGAGCAGATGGTAATTTGATTACTAGTGATGTTAACTTTTTACGGATATTCAATAATCGCCAGCGAGGATTAATTGATATTGGGCTGATTAGATTAAAACCAGGAGCAAACTCTACAGATGTTTCTCAAGAATTACGTAATTATTTACCTAAAGATATTAATGTTTTAACAAAACAAGAATTTATTGATTATGAGCGTAATTATTGGGCAAGTGGTACAGCTATTGGATTTATTTTTACTTTAGGGACAATTATGGGTTTCATTGTTGGAACTGTAATTGTTTATCAAATACTTTATACAGAAGTAACAGATCACTTAGCTGAGTATGCCACTCTCAAGGCAATAGGCTATACACAAAATTATTTGTTAATTGTAATTTTACAGGAGGCTTTATTTTTAGCAATTTTAGGATATCTTCCTGGATTTGCTTTTTCTATGTTTATGTATCAAAGAGCCAGAGAAGCAACACTTCTACCAGTTTTTATGAGCTTTGACCGTGCAGTAATGGTATTAATTTTAACGATTATAATGTGTTTTATTTCTGGTGCTATTGCTGTACGTAAATTACGTTCCGCAGATCCAGCAGATATTTTTTAA